The segment GAACTTTCTCAATTACTGTTCACCATTACAAATAAGCGTGCAACTCCTTTTAAAACTGCAGAAATAAAATTCACTGATCTTGCCGATACAACATACCCCGATGTGTATGTATTGCAACTTGATGAGTATGCAGGATTGCATACATTAGGTAAAATATTTAGAGCCAGTAACCAAAAGTTTGTTGATGATCTTGCAGCAAGGAGATTTCATGTGGTTAAAAGCCCTAACAGTAATTATAATGGCACAGCATTTTCTGTTCTTTCTTTATTAAACATGGGTTACATTGAAGGATTGAACAGAGATGAAATTGCATCGGCTGTTGCGTACAATAAAAGCGTAGCTGCAATAAATAAAAATCTCCTGATGCCTTTTTTTCGTGAAAATGGTTATAGGATTTCAAATCATAGCTTTTTTGATATTGACAAAACAGAGTCGCTCGATTATCTTTTTTTGCCAATTAAAAAGCGTTTAATGCTCGACAAAACTTTTGGGAGTGTGCTAACCAATGATCTGTTGTGTTCCATTAATTCTAACTCCTTTCATTTTTTAATTAATGACTTCCCTGCGAAAATTGATAACTATAACCAGGAGGTAATAAAGCGGTCGCATGAAACTATTCAAACAACGAAAGGCCGGGTATTTATGTTCGCTCATTTAATGATGCCGCATGCGCCTTATCTGCGTGACAGCAGCGGTAATTTAAAAAATATCGGAGAAGCCTATCGGGAGTCGAATAAAGGATTAAACAGCGCATCTTATCTCCAATACAGCAACTATAGCAATACTGTTGTCTTAGAAATGATTGATTTAATTAAAGCCCGTAGGCCCAACTCTGTTATTGTTTTGTTGAGCGATCATGGGCTTCGAAATATAAAAAATGCCAACAGTAAGTATCATGAGTTCAATAATTTCGTTGCCATTTATTCGCCACAGCAAACGCAATATCAGATTCCCGACTCTTTATGCACCGTAAACGTGTTCAGGTATATTTTAAACAGTCATTTTGGGCAGAATTTCCCTTTGCTTGAAAACAAAATGGTAAATGTTAATATAACTAAAGCTGATGAAGCTGCACGTTACTAATTAGGTTTAAATTTTCTCCACAGGGCTGTAAGCACGGAGTTTAGTGCAATGGCAGTTAAGATAAATATAAAAGGGAAAATTGCCAAAGTAAACCTGTAATGCCATTCGTTGTAAGTTAGTGCCGTAAGGTTCGCCAATAAAAAAATCGACGAAAGAAAAAGTATAGATATTGCTTTCTGTCTTCTGATCAAAACCAGACCCGCCAGCGCAAGAACGTAAAAGCAGTAATATAAAGTTAGCACGCCGTTGTTAATGCTAGAATAATATGACCGTGTGAGTGTAAAAAAGGAAACAAACTTTTTTGCATAAAGACTTATGAAATACGGGACTCCATGCTGTTGAAATAAGAAAACATAGGCTTCGTTGAGTGTGCTTTTTTCATTACCGGTAAAGCCGGGAACATTATAGTCAGGTTTATCAACAATTATACTTCCTGCTGCAATAGGTTTAATATAGCCTTTGTTTTCAACAGGCACATTAAAAAGAACTACAAACAGGATTAATAGCAAAATTAATGCTGTCAGTAATGCTTTTGAACCTTTCATTATTTTACTCTCATAAAGATAGTAGCAGAAAAAAGCAATGGTCAGGAAAATTCCTGGCGGACGGGTAAATAGCTGAACAGTCAAGAGAAATATCCAAAACAGCAACTGTGGATTGGTCTTGTTTTTCTTAAGTGTATAATAAAGGGTAATGCAAATAAGCGTTACAAAAAAGTTGTCGCTGAAAAGAGTGAGGGTCCAGTATTGTACAGGATAGCTGAATAAGAAAATTAAACCGCCGATAAATGACATCTTGTTGTTTGGTATAATAAGGTCGGTAGATTTATTTATGCATATTGCTGCAATAATATTTAAGAGCGCCTGTGCAATAACAACTGCAATTGTTCCACCAACTGCCATGAAAGGAGTGATAAAAACGATATAACTGCTGTAAAAAAAATGATGGTGAAAACTATATGCAATATCGCCGTTTACTAATTTCTGAGAAGCCAGAATATATTTTTCGGCTTCGTTGCCGGTAATAATACCCGAGTTTCGATAAATAAGGTAAAGAAAAAAGCCGTAAGCTATTCCAATGAAAATGTAAGCTATTCTTTTTGTTTGGGTATTGCTGCTCATTCCTGTTGCTTTAAAAGTGAAGCCTTTCTCAAGCGTGGGATAAAAAGAACAAGGATATATAAGATGAAAACAATGCTTGAAAAAAGTAATGCTGTTTTTATGCGGATCGGGTTAAAGAAAATGCGTACATCGTTCTCTCCTTTTTCAAGCGGTATGCCAATGAAATTAATGCCGGCTTGCAGAACGGGATATGTTTGCCCATTTATTTTGTAATACCAATGTGGGTAGTAGTTCTGAAGCAAAACGATATAGCAGGCACTATCAGCAATAAGTTTCAGGTGCAGTTCCCCGGTTTTGTACGAAACAATATTTTCTTGTGTGAGAGCCTTTATCTTCTTCGGTTTTTTTACTTGTATTGAATCTGAAATATAAACAAACGGCATATCGGTAATGCGAAGCGTTGTGTCTTTTGCAGCCTGCAGATAATAACTGTAATTGTTAATGAGCTTTACCGGGTAGAGATCTGCTTTGGCTGAACCCGGTTGTTTGCTGTAAAAACTCCACACACCAATTAATCTTACTTCATTTAACGGTAATGTGTCATTATAGCGAACGGGTTGTAAAGAAGGAGTGGGGATGCCGGGAGGAGATTTTTTTAAAATAGCAGAAACTGTTGAAACAGACACTCTCCCAACACCTGTAAATGGAAGATTTAAGAGCGTGGCAAGAATAATATCCGTTGCTGCAATCAGGAAAATCCTTTTCATTTGATTTTTTCTGAGTGCATTTAATAGTAATAAAAGAAGCGTGATTTGTATTATGCTCTGGATAAGTAACGCATCATAAATACTCACCGCATCAAGCATCTCTTTAATTACATCACGGTTAAAAAAAATGCCTTGTGCTGTTGAAATATATTGTAAAGCGCTTTCTTTACCCATAAGCAAATTGATAAAGCCATATAAGAAAAGAAAAGAAAGAACAGCAATTACCGAAACGATAACTGTTTTTAGTTTTTTTTGATAATAGTCTTTCTCTTCAAGAAGACTATTAAAAAATATTACCGCAGCAGAAGTAAAACAAAGTATAGCGAATATTCTGAACTCAGCATTTACTCTCACATGGCCAAGCAAGGGTATAAACTTCGAAGTAAATAATTTAATCAAGCCGCCAAGAGACAGCAATAAAAAGAAACTGCCGGCAACAAGAAAGAAAACCTGTTTTTTTGATTTTTTATTGAAGAGTGATGCTATAAAAAGTACGAATAAAATCAGGCCAAAATAAATGTTTCTGAATGCAGGGTCGCTACGAAAAAAAATATCGTCACCGGTTGTAGCAAATGGAAGCAATCCGCTGATCCAGCTTTTAAGATCTGTATTTTGATTTAAACTTAAAGATAAATCAACAGCCTGGTTTCGGTCGAAATAGGGAATAATATCGGCGTAACCAATAATTAAACCTGCAGAAAGTAATAACAGGCAGCCGGCAAACAACAAATTAAGTTTTACTGATTTTAATAATTCCTTGAGCCCATGTTGCTTGAAGTCGGTAAGAAGTTTTGAAATAATGTAAGCTGCAAAAAAGTAAATAGCGCCAATGCTGATACCTGGATGAGAGGAGGATAATAGCAGGTAAAAAAATAACGACGATAGTAATAGCCATTTTAATGATCGCTCACTGTGTAATTTTTCTAACGACCACAAACAAAATGGTAAATAAGCAGCACCGCTTAACCAGTTTATATGTTGCAGATGTCCTACAATGTAGCCGTTGCACATATAAGATATTGCCGCAATTAATCGTATGTATTTATTTTTTGCGAAACACCCGCTCAGATAGTACATGCCAATTCCACTCAACAGAAGATAAAGCAGAACTTCTATAGTTAAAGTGTATGGATTATAACCGGAGGTGGCAGCAATGAGC is part of the Lacibacter sediminis genome and harbors:
- a CDS encoding sulfatase-like hydrolase/transferase — its product is MSRAATLLIGYFSKGIRYSVFITLPLFFILDALNQFPGWIPSRSAFEVFLLIFAALLLVYKLVRFVFSPEKSQIVLVWVVVIYLFFKTIKDWLVVKAAMKLFTSYSMYLTLLFVLTVLLLVGLRKMKTAAASKLTGYLSFVFLVVCLFELSQLLFTITNKRATPFKTAEIKFTDLADTTYPDVYVLQLDEYAGLHTLGKIFRASNQKFVDDLAARRFHVVKSPNSNYNGTAFSVLSLLNMGYIEGLNRDEIASAVAYNKSVAAINKNLLMPFFRENGYRISNHSFFDIDKTESLDYLFLPIKKRLMLDKTFGSVLTNDLLCSINSNSFHFLINDFPAKIDNYNQEVIKRSHETIQTTKGRVFMFAHLMMPHAPYLRDSSGNLKNIGEAYRESNKGLNSASYLQYSNYSNTVVLEMIDLIKARRPNSVIVLLSDHGLRNIKNANSKYHEFNNFVAIYSPQQTQYQIPDSLCTVNVFRYILNSHFGQNFPLLENKMVNVNITKADEAARY
- a CDS encoding glycosyltransferase family 39 protein, coding for MSSNTQTKRIAYIFIGIAYGFFLYLIYRNSGIITGNEAEKYILASQKLVNGDIAYSFHHHFFYSSYIVFITPFMAVGGTIAVVIAQALLNIIAAICINKSTDLIIPNNKMSFIGGLIFLFSYPVQYWTLTLFSDNFFVTLICITLYYTLKKNKTNPQLLFWIFLLTVQLFTRPPGIFLTIAFFCYYLYESKIMKGSKALLTALILLLILFVVLFNVPVENKGYIKPIAAGSIIVDKPDYNVPGFTGNEKSTLNEAYVFLFQQHGVPYFISLYAKKFVSFFTLTRSYYSSINNGVLTLYYCFYVLALAGLVLIRRQKAISILFLSSIFLLANLTALTYNEWHYRFTLAIFPFIFILTAIALNSVLTALWRKFKPN
- a CDS encoding YfhO family protein — encoded protein: MGEAIHSNQLPLWNPYISFGLPFYGDMSASYWSPLTWLIAATSGYNPYTLTIEVLLYLLLSGIGMYYLSGCFAKNKYIRLIAAISYMCNGYIVGHLQHINWLSGAAYLPFCLWSLEKLHSERSLKWLLLSSLFFYLLLSSSHPGISIGAIYFFAAYIISKLLTDFKQHGLKELLKSVKLNLLFAGCLLLLSAGLIIGYADIIPYFDRNQAVDLSLSLNQNTDLKSWISGLLPFATTGDDIFFRSDPAFRNIYFGLILFVLFIASLFNKKSKKQVFFLVAGSFFLLLSLGGLIKLFTSKFIPLLGHVRVNAEFRIFAILCFTSAAVIFFNSLLEEKDYYQKKLKTVIVSVIAVLSFLFLYGFINLLMGKESALQYISTAQGIFFNRDVIKEMLDAVSIYDALLIQSIIQITLLLLLLNALRKNQMKRIFLIAATDIILATLLNLPFTGVGRVSVSTVSAILKKSPPGIPTPSLQPVRYNDTLPLNEVRLIGVWSFYSKQPGSAKADLYPVKLINNYSYYLQAAKDTTLRITDMPFVYISDSIQVKKPKKIKALTQENIVSYKTGELHLKLIADSACYIVLLQNYYPHWYYKINGQTYPVLQAGINFIGIPLEKGENDVRIFFNPIRIKTALLFSSIVFILYILVLFIPRLRKASLLKQQE